One part of the Polycyclovorans algicola TG408 genome encodes these proteins:
- a CDS encoding phytoene desaturase family protein, whose translation MSNQYDAIVIGSGIGGGAIGALLAHRGWNVLLLERNKHMGGRCISYERNGVMMDLGWHFYCLSDKGPLQDVCNRVDMPDGIPWNQLDGTSYIQVGDVQRKYSKKSMMEVVADDERENFERLFKAVFTLSDDELAELWYVSVGDWVKSYTQDKMGYALIESFAAQYFCVPAKVASAAEFIRAFREVMSNRATAYPSGGNFSVPLVYLDAIKKYNGTVKNETPVEKIIVENGAAVGVRTKDGEEFRAPVIISNADIKATVNNFVGAEHLPKAYVDRINELTYSGHGVMLRVLCSEKISEKQVVIYIPDAENPPCKVTDEMMAGVVPKLIGGCFGSPSNFDEKLAPPGKQMITSLHACPPDIRENMDEWRESLMRSFYAVYPEAVGKVEKIWVDPPSLVKGMAGETGAIIGIGQTVDQVHEKRPSVISPLKGLYFASSEAGGHGIGTELAATSALELFETLSKMTPASKQPDPIAA comes from the coding sequence ATGTCAAATCAATATGATGCAATCGTCATCGGCAGCGGCATCGGCGGCGGCGCCATCGGCGCATTGCTCGCCCACAGGGGCTGGAATGTCCTGCTGCTGGAACGCAACAAACACATGGGTGGCCGCTGCATCTCCTACGAGCGCAACGGCGTCATGATGGATTTGGGCTGGCATTTCTACTGCCTGAGCGACAAAGGCCCCCTTCAGGACGTCTGCAACCGGGTCGACATGCCCGACGGCATCCCCTGGAACCAGCTCGACGGCACCTCGTACATCCAGGTTGGCGACGTGCAGCGGAAGTACTCGAAAAAATCGATGATGGAAGTCGTCGCCGATGACGAGCGCGAGAATTTCGAGCGCCTGTTCAAGGCTGTCTTTACGCTGTCCGACGACGAGCTCGCCGAGCTTTGGTACGTGTCGGTCGGCGACTGGGTCAAAAGTTACACGCAGGACAAAATGGGCTATGCGCTGATCGAGAGTTTTGCTGCCCAGTACTTCTGCGTGCCGGCGAAGGTTGCCAGCGCTGCGGAGTTCATCCGCGCCTTCCGCGAAGTCATGTCGAACCGCGCCACCGCCTACCCCTCGGGCGGCAACTTCTCGGTGCCGCTGGTCTATCTCGACGCCATCAAGAAGTACAACGGCACCGTGAAGAACGAAACGCCGGTCGAGAAAATCATCGTTGAAAACGGTGCCGCCGTCGGCGTGCGCACCAAAGATGGCGAGGAATTCCGCGCGCCCGTCATCATCAGCAACGCCGACATCAAGGCCACGGTCAACAACTTTGTCGGCGCCGAGCACCTGCCCAAGGCCTATGTCGACCGCATCAACGAACTGACCTATTCCGGGCACGGCGTCATGCTGCGTGTCCTGTGCTCCGAGAAGATCAGCGAGAAGCAAGTCGTGATCTATATTCCGGATGCCGAGAATCCGCCCTGCAAGGTCACCGACGAGATGATGGCTGGCGTCGTGCCGAAGCTGATCGGCGGCTGCTTTGGTTCACCGAGCAACTTCGATGAAAAGCTGGCGCCCCCCGGCAAGCAGATGATCACCTCATTGCACGCGTGCCCGCCCGACATCCGCGAGAACATGGACGAATGGCGCGAGTCGCTGATGCGTTCGTTCTATGCGGTCTATCCGGAAGCCGTCGGCAAAGTCGAGAAAATCTGGGTCGATCCGCCGTCTTTGGTCAAGGGCATGGCGGGTGAAACCGGCGCCATCATCGGCATCGGCCAAACCGTGGACCAGGTGCACGAAAAACGCCCGTCGGTCATCAGCCCGCTCAAGGGGCTGTACTTCGCGTCCAGCGAAGCCGGCGGCCACGGCATTGGCACCGAGCTGGCCGCGACCAGCGCGCT
- a CDS encoding aldehyde dehydrogenase, with the protein MGMQDNIRNAFYIGGEWVSPSSDRQFKLINATTEEVIAMVPEAAEADVDRAVGAARKAFESGPWANATPAERADIMVRFAAALAKREDAIARAVSTQNGMPLSISTMLEGQLSVGFLHYYAELARNMVSEESRPSQMGKETLVDRTPIGVVAAIVPWNFPVVLALTKIAPAMAAGCTVVIKPSPGTILDSYLIAEAAAEAGVPAGVLNWVAADREVGAYLVSHPGVDKVAFTGSTGAGRSIAKVCGELLRPVSLELGGKSAAIICDDADLNTVMQGLPMVSLLNNGQTCFACTRILAPQNKYQQVLEALSGLVGGLTVGDPLDLNTHVGPMASSMHRDRVESYIAKGKAEAKLIAGGGRPKGIDRGWFVEPTVFADENYTSSVAREEIFGPVLTVIPYKDEDDAVRLANDTEYGLGGSVWSSDPDRARRLSRRVQTGTIGINGYLPSIGSPFGGVKASGLGREFSAETLSGYQQIKSTYVMG; encoded by the coding sequence ATGGGCATGCAGGACAACATCCGTAATGCGTTTTACATCGGCGGCGAATGGGTCAGCCCCTCGTCCGACCGGCAGTTCAAGCTGATCAACGCCACCACCGAAGAGGTGATTGCGATGGTCCCCGAGGCGGCCGAGGCCGACGTCGACCGCGCCGTGGGCGCCGCACGCAAGGCCTTCGAATCCGGCCCGTGGGCCAACGCGACCCCAGCCGAGCGCGCCGACATCATGGTTCGCTTTGCCGCCGCGCTGGCCAAGCGTGAAGACGCCATTGCCCGCGCCGTGAGCACCCAGAACGGCATGCCGCTGTCGATCAGCACCATGCTGGAAGGCCAGCTGTCGGTCGGCTTCCTGCATTACTACGCCGAGCTTGCCCGCAATATGGTGTCGGAAGAATCGCGCCCGTCGCAGATGGGCAAAGAAACCCTGGTTGATCGCACGCCGATTGGCGTCGTAGCCGCCATCGTCCCGTGGAACTTCCCCGTGGTGCTGGCGCTGACCAAGATCGCCCCGGCCATGGCCGCGGGCTGCACCGTGGTCATCAAACCCTCACCGGGCACGATCCTCGACAGCTACCTGATTGCCGAAGCCGCCGCCGAAGCCGGCGTCCCGGCCGGCGTGCTCAACTGGGTCGCCGCCGACCGTGAAGTGGGCGCCTACCTGGTGTCGCACCCCGGCGTCGATAAGGTCGCCTTCACCGGCTCCACCGGCGCCGGCCGCAGCATCGCCAAGGTCTGCGGCGAATTGCTGCGCCCGGTGTCGCTGGAACTCGGCGGCAAATCGGCGGCCATCATCTGCGATGACGCCGACCTCAACACCGTGATGCAGGGTCTGCCCATGGTGTCGCTGCTCAACAACGGCCAGACCTGCTTTGCCTGTACCCGCATCCTGGCGCCGCAGAACAAGTACCAGCAGGTGCTTGAAGCGCTGTCCGGCCTGGTCGGCGGGCTGACCGTTGGCGATCCGCTGGATCTGAACACCCACGTCGGCCCCATGGCTTCGTCCATGCACCGCGACCGCGTTGAAAGCTACATCGCCAAGGGCAAGGCCGAAGCCAAGCTGATCGCCGGTGGCGGTCGTCCCAAGGGCATCGACCGCGGCTGGTTCGTCGAACCCACCGTGTTTGCCGATGAAAACTACACGTCGAGCGTGGCCCGCGAAGAAATCTTCGGGCCGGTGCTGACAGTGATTCCGTACAAGGACGAAGACGACGCCGTGCGCCTCGCCAACGACACCGAGTACGGCCTGGGCGGTTCGGTGTGGAGCAGCGACCCCGACCGCGCCCGCCGCCTCAGCCGTCGCGTGCAGACCGGCACCATCGGCATCAACGGCTACCTGCCGTCGATTGGCTCGCCGTTCGGCGGCGTCAAGGCCAGCGGCTTGGGTCGCGAGTTCAGCGCCGAAACGCTGAGCGGCTATCAGCAGATCAAGTCGACTTATGTGATGGGCTGA
- a CDS encoding SDR family oxidoreductase, which produces MALYSKEALAGKRILVTGGGTGLGKGVAGFLAEHGAHVHLWGRRQEVLDAAAAEINEKCGATRAFTQSVDIRKAESVDAAIEQIWTEHGPLTGLINNAAANFIAPTKDISPRAFEAITSTVMNGAFYTTHACGKRWIAQGLKGSIVSTLVTWVWTGSAYVVPSAMAKAAVNAMTMSLAVEWARYGIRINAVAPGPFPTEYAWQMLSPTDDVKVGATSADEVPMGRYGEIKELANLMILLLSDECDYITGETVCIDGGHHLAAPSTFAGLNKLSDEAWDKVRETSKAASATAKAQRTV; this is translated from the coding sequence ATGGCGCTTTACAGCAAAGAGGCACTCGCAGGCAAAAGAATCCTCGTCACGGGCGGTGGCACCGGTCTCGGTAAAGGCGTCGCCGGCTTCCTCGCCGAACACGGCGCGCACGTGCACCTTTGGGGTCGCCGGCAGGAAGTGCTCGATGCCGCGGCCGCCGAGATCAACGAAAAATGTGGCGCCACCCGCGCCTTCACGCAGTCGGTCGACATTCGCAAAGCGGAGTCGGTCGATGCGGCCATCGAACAGATCTGGACCGAACACGGCCCGCTCACCGGCCTGATCAACAACGCCGCCGCCAACTTCATCGCGCCCACCAAAGACATCAGCCCGCGCGCCTTTGAAGCCATCACCTCGACGGTAATGAACGGCGCCTTTTACACCACCCACGCCTGCGGCAAGCGCTGGATCGCGCAGGGCCTGAAGGGCTCCATCGTCTCCACGCTGGTCACCTGGGTGTGGACCGGATCGGCCTACGTGGTGCCCTCGGCCATGGCCAAGGCCGCGGTCAACGCCATGACCATGTCGCTGGCGGTGGAATGGGCGCGTTACGGTATTCGCATCAACGCCGTCGCGCCGGGACCGTTCCCCACTGAATATGCATGGCAGATGCTGTCGCCGACGGACGACGTGAAGGTCGGCGCCACCAGCGCTGACGAAGTGCCAATGGGCCGTTACGGTGAGATCAAGGAGCTGGCCAATCTGATGATTCTGCTGCTCAGCGACGAGTGCGACTACATCACCGGCGAAACCGTGTGCATTGACGGCGGCCATCACCTCGCTGCGCCATCCACCTTCGCCGGCCTGAACAAGCTCAGCGACGAGGCCTGGGACAAGGTTCGCGAGACCAGCAAGGCGGCCTCGGCAACCGCCAAGGCCCAGCGCACCGTCTAG
- a CDS encoding acyl-CoA dehydrogenase family protein, which translates to MLAHRDVYNADHEMFRDAVRGFIKAEIAPHFDRWEKAGIVDRSYWQAGGAAGLLCPQVSEEYGGAGGDFKHNAIIIEEISYAGFGGPMTDFSVHSDVCAGYLYSVGTEEQKRHWLPRMARGETVCAIAMTEPGTGSDLQGVKTRAVRDGDVYRISGSKTFISNGQHCDLVIVVARTSDAPGAKGMSLILLETDRKGFQRGRKLDKLGYLSSDTSEMSFDEVEVPVSNLLGHEGGGFATLMTELPQERLAIALQSMGAAQRALDITCEYVRNRKVFGSAVAEFQNTRFKLADLKADILVGWAFVDQCLEKHVRGQLTALDASAAKLWCTEMHGRVVDQCLQLHGGYGFMREYEICRLYADARVQRIYGGTSEIMRELISRSL; encoded by the coding sequence GTGCTTGCTCACCGTGATGTGTACAACGCAGACCATGAAATGTTCCGCGACGCCGTACGCGGCTTTATCAAGGCCGAGATTGCACCGCATTTCGACCGCTGGGAAAAGGCCGGCATTGTTGATCGCAGCTACTGGCAGGCCGGCGGTGCCGCGGGGTTGCTTTGCCCGCAAGTGTCAGAGGAATACGGCGGTGCCGGCGGTGACTTCAAGCACAACGCCATCATCATTGAAGAGATCAGCTACGCCGGGTTCGGCGGTCCGATGACCGATTTTTCGGTGCACAGCGACGTCTGCGCCGGGTACCTGTACAGCGTGGGCACTGAAGAACAGAAACGGCACTGGCTGCCCCGCATGGCGCGCGGCGAAACGGTTTGCGCCATTGCCATGACCGAGCCGGGCACCGGCAGCGACCTGCAGGGCGTCAAGACGCGGGCGGTTCGTGATGGCGACGTCTATCGCATCAGCGGCTCGAAAACCTTCATCTCCAACGGCCAGCACTGCGATCTGGTGATTGTCGTCGCCCGCACCTCCGACGCGCCCGGTGCCAAGGGCATGAGCCTGATCCTGCTGGAGACCGATCGCAAAGGCTTTCAGCGCGGTCGCAAGCTCGACAAGCTGGGTTATCTGTCATCCGACACGTCCGAAATGTCGTTCGATGAGGTCGAAGTGCCGGTCAGCAATCTGTTGGGCCATGAAGGGGGCGGCTTCGCAACCTTGATGACCGAGCTGCCGCAGGAGCGCCTGGCCATTGCCTTGCAGTCGATGGGCGCGGCCCAACGGGCCCTGGACATCACTTGCGAGTACGTGCGCAACCGCAAGGTATTTGGCTCAGCGGTCGCCGAGTTTCAGAACACCCGCTTCAAGCTGGCCGATCTGAAAGCCGACATCCTGGTGGGTTGGGCCTTCGTCGACCAGTGCCTCGAAAAACACGTGCGCGGCCAGTTGACGGCGCTGGATGCCTCGGCTGCCAAGCTCTGGTGCACCGAGATGCACGGCCGCGTGGTTGATCAGTGCCTGCAATTGCATGGCGGTTACGGCTTCATGCGCGAGTATGAAATTTGCCGTCTGTATGCCGATGCGCGGGTGCAACGCATTTACGGCGGCACCTCAGAAATTATGCGCGAGCTCATTTCGCGCAGCCTTTGA
- a CDS encoding alkane 1-monooxygenase: protein MDYLKYWVPVLVVALTAAGLAAGGNWMWVGIASFPILAILDTVAGRDYSMRKMSNATLANIPIWICCIGPVLLYFVFAWQIAQGGVTGMQMLGGILSVGWMGVIPLVPAAHELYHMRSPIARTVGRYGHLCILDCTRDIGHVINHHIDVATTEDGDTAARGTNLYKFTANAVVESTVYAMKMESGALKKQGLHPWHYKHRVWRALLALAIFHAIIFFIGGPVANLAALGGQLVARVWVESFNYFQHYGVIRLKGAPIGRRHLWNHLGWFSRTMGFEITNHADHHLNSYQVYYKLVPHKEAIPMPSVFVCFLSALIPPVWHEMIIKPALKRWDLEFANAEERKLAAEQNKAAGWPDWQNEPGAEVGKAATVGV, encoded by the coding sequence ATGGACTACTTAAAATATTGGGTTCCCGTACTTGTGGTGGCCCTGACGGCTGCCGGTTTGGCTGCGGGCGGGAACTGGATGTGGGTGGGCATCGCCAGCTTCCCGATTCTGGCGATCCTCGACACCGTGGCTGGCCGTGACTACAGCATGCGCAAGATGAGCAATGCGACCCTGGCCAACATTCCGATCTGGATCTGCTGCATTGGCCCGGTGCTGCTGTACTTTGTCTTTGCCTGGCAGATCGCGCAGGGCGGCGTCACGGGCATGCAGATGCTCGGCGGTATCTTGAGCGTTGGCTGGATGGGGGTGATCCCGCTGGTCCCTGCTGCGCACGAGCTCTATCACATGCGTAGCCCCATCGCCCGCACCGTGGGCCGCTACGGCCACCTCTGCATTCTCGACTGCACCCGCGACATCGGCCACGTGATCAACCACCACATTGACGTAGCCACCACCGAAGACGGGGACACCGCGGCTCGCGGCACGAACCTGTACAAGTTCACCGCCAATGCAGTGGTCGAGAGCACCGTGTATGCCATGAAGATGGAAAGTGGCGCGCTCAAGAAACAGGGCCTGCACCCCTGGCACTACAAGCACCGCGTCTGGCGTGCCCTGCTGGCGCTGGCCATCTTCCACGCCATCATCTTCTTCATCGGCGGGCCGGTGGCCAACCTCGCCGCCCTGGGGGGTCAGCTCGTGGCGCGGGTGTGGGTGGAAAGCTTCAACTACTTCCAGCACTACGGCGTAATTCGCCTCAAGGGCGCGCCGATTGGCCGTCGCCACCTGTGGAACCATCTGGGTTGGTTCTCACGGACCATGGGTTTTGAGATCACCAACCACGCCGACCATCATCTGAACTCCTATCAGGTGTACTACAAGCTGGTGCCGCATAAAGAAGCGATTCCCATGCCGTCGGTGTTTGTCTGCTTCCTGTCGGCCCTGATTCCGCCGGTCTGGCACGAGATGATCATCAAGCCGGCCCTGAAGCGGTGGGACCTGGAGTTCGCCAACGCCGAAGAGCGCAAGTTGGCCGCCGAGCAAAACAAGGCCGCAGGCTGGCCTGACTGGCAAAACGAGCCCGGCGCCGAGGTCGGGAAAGCCGCCACCGTCGGGGTTTAA
- a CDS encoding enoyl-CoA hydratase/isomerase family protein encodes MVYQSISLDVTDGLARLTLTQPAAGNPFNAEFCRDICQASNELAGRKDLRAVLITAQGKFFSVGGDIGMFMKMLDTLPDAIRDWTSTLHMGIARLQRLDAPIIAAVHATCMGGGVSMVAGCDLVVAGKSARFGAAYPQIGYSFDAGASTALTSRMSIARARRFMLFNEMLTAEAAADIGLVDHLVDDDQLLAEAERMAVQLSQGPTRAYGEMRRILNKALRQPLEAQLEDEAQALAKVAGSLDAREGITAFVEKRKPRFQGQ; translated from the coding sequence ATGGTTTATCAATCCATCAGCCTGGACGTCACCGACGGCTTGGCGCGCCTCACCTTGACCCAACCGGCGGCCGGCAACCCCTTTAACGCCGAGTTCTGCCGAGACATCTGTCAGGCGAGCAACGAACTCGCCGGCCGTAAGGATCTACGTGCCGTGCTGATCACCGCGCAGGGCAAGTTTTTCAGCGTCGGCGGTGACATCGGCATGTTCATGAAGATGCTCGACACCCTGCCAGACGCCATTCGTGACTGGACTTCGACCCTGCACATGGGCATCGCCCGGTTGCAACGACTGGACGCACCGATCATTGCCGCCGTGCACGCGACCTGCATGGGTGGTGGGGTCTCCATGGTGGCGGGCTGCGACCTGGTGGTGGCCGGCAAGAGTGCCCGTTTTGGTGCGGCCTACCCGCAGATTGGCTACAGCTTTGACGCGGGCGCATCGACAGCGCTGACCTCACGCATGAGCATCGCCCGCGCCAGACGCTTCATGCTGTTCAACGAGATGCTGACCGCTGAAGCCGCCGCCGACATCGGGCTGGTTGACCACCTGGTTGATGACGACCAACTGCTCGCCGAGGCCGAACGTATGGCGGTGCAGCTGAGTCAGGGGCCAACCCGGGCCTATGGTGAAATGCGGCGCATCTTGAACAAGGCGCTGCGCCAGCCGCTGGAGGCGCAATTGGAAGACGAGGCGCAGGCGCTTGCCAAAGTGGCGGGCAGTCTCGACGCGCGCGAGGGCATCACCGCGTTTGTTGAAAAGCGCAAACCGCGTTTCCAGGGTCAATAA
- a CDS encoding long-chain-fatty-acid--CoA ligase — MWFHYEIRNVADIPRHYGRTKPNDRALIDGRGTRTFAQLDQDSNRIASALIADGIKPGSHVGFFGKNSARYFEMLFGVLKAGAAVVPLNWRLAAAELAPVIDDAECPVIFVDREFADALEAVKQKCTQKFKVVVFDSVTGDASPYDQWLQQGDGQDPNLRIHPEDTAMLIYTSGTTGKPKGVQLTHGGLNYMRLCEHLEPAYKWHDGDVMLTVMPVFHLVGTGLSVQALYNGAAVSVLPALDPGALLKFLARDRPTICALVPTAIQMVLDHPDAKTADFSSLRIVMYAGSAISSTLLRRAVLEMKCQFMQFYGATESSGAITLLRPEQHDVDNEARLKSCGTPLPLIEIKVVDDNGNEVPQGESGEFLVRGPNLFGGYWKQPETTAGVFKDGWYRTGDAGFRDAEGLFYIVDRVKDMIVTGGENVYSAEVEQVLAKLPGVRQSAVVGVADVKWGERVTAVIIAAPDAGLTQETVIAHCRELIAGYKVPKEVRFVDALPMTPTGKVLKRIVRDQLASAG, encoded by the coding sequence ATGTGGTTCCATTACGAAATCAGGAATGTTGCCGATATCCCGCGCCACTATGGCCGCACCAAACCGAACGACCGGGCACTGATTGACGGGCGGGGCACCCGCACCTTTGCCCAACTCGACCAGGACAGCAACCGCATCGCCAGCGCACTGATCGCTGACGGCATCAAGCCCGGATCGCACGTGGGATTTTTTGGCAAGAACTCGGCGCGCTACTTCGAGATGCTGTTCGGCGTGCTCAAGGCCGGCGCGGCAGTGGTGCCGCTGAACTGGCGGTTGGCGGCGGCCGAGCTGGCGCCGGTCATCGACGATGCAGAATGCCCGGTTATCTTTGTTGACCGCGAGTTTGCCGACGCGCTCGAAGCGGTCAAGCAGAAGTGCACGCAAAAATTCAAAGTCGTGGTCTTCGACTCGGTCACCGGCGACGCCAGCCCATACGATCAATGGCTGCAACAGGGTGACGGGCAGGATCCGAACCTGCGCATTCACCCCGAAGACACCGCGATGCTCATCTACACCTCGGGCACCACCGGCAAACCCAAGGGCGTTCAACTGACGCACGGGGGTCTCAATTACATGCGCCTCTGCGAGCACCTGGAGCCCGCCTACAAATGGCACGACGGTGACGTGATGCTGACGGTGATGCCGGTGTTCCACCTCGTGGGGACCGGGCTGTCGGTGCAGGCGCTCTATAACGGCGCCGCCGTATCGGTGCTGCCGGCGCTGGACCCCGGGGCCCTGCTCAAGTTTCTCGCGCGTGACCGCCCCACCATCTGCGCGCTGGTGCCCACCGCCATTCAGATGGTGCTCGATCACCCGGATGCCAAAACGGCAGACTTCTCGTCGCTGCGCATCGTCATGTATGCCGGCTCGGCGATCAGCTCCACCTTGCTGCGGCGTGCAGTGCTGGAGATGAAGTGCCAGTTCATGCAGTTCTACGGCGCGACAGAATCTTCAGGGGCGATCACGCTGCTGCGGCCCGAGCAGCATGACGTCGACAACGAGGCGCGCCTCAAGTCCTGCGGCACGCCGCTACCGCTGATCGAAATCAAGGTCGTCGACGACAACGGCAACGAAGTGCCGCAAGGCGAAAGCGGCGAATTTCTGGTGCGCGGCCCCAACCTGTTCGGCGGCTACTGGAAGCAGCCCGAAACCACCGCAGGCGTGTTCAAGGACGGCTGGTACCGCACCGGTGATGCCGGCTTCCGTGATGCCGAAGGCTTGTTTTACATCGTCGACCGCGTCAAAGACATGATTGTCACCGGCGGTGAAAACGTCTATTCCGCCGAGGTCGAGCAGGTGCTGGCCAAGTTGCCGGGCGTGCGCCAAAGCGCGGTGGTCGGCGTCGCCGATGTCAAGTGGGGCGAGCGCGTCACCGCCGTCATCATCGCCGCGCCCGATGCGGGATTGACGCAGGAGACGGTCATTGCCCACTGTCGTGAACTGATTGCCGGCTACAAGGTGCCCAAAGAAGTTCGCTTTGTCGACGCGCTGCCGATGACACCCACCGGCAAGGTCCTGAAACGAATTGTTCGCGACCAGTTGGCGTCCGCCGGGTGA
- a CDS encoding DUF1329 domain-containing protein codes for MHIRKYDFDYSRRKMMQNVALGLGGGVLAPVWPTIAATGEVTKAYPDELTSIEVNTKGKIKVGDTIDSSNVEHVKHLLDPIFFEQISNRGRKVKIRAPTQDVSELFPHEYFEATLRNAGKAKFDDTGNVVEASTGGPWIGGNPFPDVKTGQEGIANLTLSWGRHDLSQYAIRSFDINPDGSPAYTYDFYWTELNATARTHPERRVFDDRDDMLRFQSVFFTAPQEQAGASFLVPWNYDQRKFPDIYGYLPQFRRVRQFPANQRFEPLVPGITLFLSDAWAAGDPMLTWGNTKIVGRGPHLAALGGNFTGEEHDNWENSKRHGGEQGQTFMDYTMELVPECVQIESEPTGYPRAPVGKKKIWVDVRNAMVIAYITYDRRGEIWKQVDPAFGPQKQGNFVNKDRHGKPEWSWTSVHIHDIQSNRMSLLNHVKQIAGGYKSQYYAEDEKAVYNKFLTQSAIARLGTV; via the coding sequence ATGCATATCAGAAAGTATGACTTCGACTATTCACGTCGCAAAATGATGCAGAACGTGGCGCTCGGCCTGGGCGGTGGCGTGCTCGCCCCGGTTTGGCCGACCATCGCTGCGACCGGCGAAGTGACCAAGGCTTACCCCGACGAGTTGACCTCCATCGAAGTCAACACCAAGGGCAAGATCAAGGTCGGTGACACCATCGACTCCAGCAACGTCGAACACGTCAAGCACCTACTGGACCCCATCTTCTTCGAGCAGATTTCCAACCGTGGACGCAAGGTCAAAATCCGTGCGCCGACGCAAGACGTTTCCGAGCTGTTCCCGCACGAGTATTTCGAAGCGACGCTGCGCAATGCCGGCAAGGCCAAGTTCGACGACACCGGCAACGTGGTTGAAGCTTCAACCGGGGGTCCGTGGATCGGTGGCAACCCGTTTCCCGACGTCAAGACCGGCCAGGAAGGCATTGCCAACCTGACGCTCAGCTGGGGCCGCCACGATCTGTCGCAGTACGCAATTCGTAGCTTTGACATCAACCCCGATGGCTCGCCTGCCTACACCTACGACTTCTACTGGACCGAGCTCAACGCGACGGCGCGCACGCATCCCGAGAGGCGCGTGTTCGACGATCGTGACGACATGCTGCGATTCCAGTCGGTGTTCTTCACCGCGCCGCAGGAGCAGGCCGGTGCCTCGTTCCTGGTGCCGTGGAACTATGACCAGCGCAAGTTCCCGGACATCTACGGCTACCTGCCGCAGTTCCGCCGCGTGCGTCAGTTCCCGGCCAACCAGCGCTTTGAGCCGTTGGTGCCCGGTATCACGCTGTTCCTGTCTGACGCTTGGGCGGCTGGCGACCCGATGCTCACCTGGGGCAACACCAAGATTGTCGGTCGTGGTCCGCACCTCGCGGCGCTCGGTGGCAACTTCACCGGTGAAGAACACGACAACTGGGAAAACTCCAAGCGACACGGCGGCGAACAGGGCCAGACGTTCATGGACTACACCATGGAGTTGGTGCCCGAGTGCGTGCAGATTGAGTCAGAGCCCACCGGTTATCCGCGTGCCCCGGTCGGCAAGAAAAAGATCTGGGTTGACGTGCGCAATGCCATGGTCATCGCCTACATCACCTATGACCGTCGCGGCGAAATCTGGAAGCAGGTGGACCCGGCGTTCGGCCCGCAGAAGCAGGGCAACTTTGTCAACAAGGATCGCCATGGCAAGCCGGAATGGTCATGGACGTCGGTGCACATTCACGACATCCAGTCCAACCGCATGAGTCTGCTCAACCACGTGAAACAGATCGCGGGTGGCTACAAGAGTCAGTACTACGCCGAAGACGAAAAGGCGGTGTATAACAAGTTCTTGACGCAGTCCGCCATCGCGCGCCTCGGCACGGTGTAA
- a CDS encoding WD40/YVTN/BNR-like repeat-containing protein yields the protein MKTRPLNSLFFCLPLIFSVAAFAPHAAAEEKETNLVNDIITGIPHSAYFALSIEDDRAVAVGVAGTIMQSEDGGQNWAPAEDSGVGFDVALLDADLGGEHAIAVGQIGAVVIEDEPGKWRKVDPGFEGRMLSVSVNRSGLAVIGGEFGTVLKSTDGGETWTSNQPDWEPLSDATTFGTAEPHVYAVHAAENGDVTIAGEFGLMLRQPAGTDEWVVLRGIDAKAPTLFAMHIDESGSGESYAVGLSGEILRSTDAGKEWTKVESSDADANFLGVTALPNGRVVITGMRIMLVSTDFGRNWLSVNEGDIQIEWYQGVDAHRESGRIYAVGHKGKIIQIDG from the coding sequence ATGAAAACGAGGCCTTTGAACTCGTTGTTTTTTTGCCTGCCATTAATTTTCAGCGTCGCGGCGTTTGCGCCGCACGCAGCAGCAGAAGAGAAAGAGACCAATCTGGTCAATGACATCATCACCGGCATCCCGCACTCGGCCTATTTTGCCTTGAGCATTGAGGATGACCGTGCGGTGGCCGTGGGTGTCGCGGGCACCATCATGCAGTCGGAGGACGGCGGTCAAAACTGGGCGCCCGCCGAAGATTCCGGTGTGGGCTTTGACGTGGCACTGCTCGATGCCGACCTTGGCGGCGAGCATGCCATCGCCGTCGGCCAGATCGGCGCCGTAGTCATCGAAGACGAACCCGGCAAATGGCGCAAAGTAGATCCGGGTTTCGAAGGGCGAATGCTCTCCGTCAGCGTCAACCGCTCAGGCTTGGCCGTCATCGGTGGCGAATTCGGCACCGTGCTCAAGTCCACCGACGGCGGCGAGACCTGGACCTCCAATCAGCCGGACTGGGAGCCCCTCTCAGACGCAACGACGTTCGGTACGGCAGAGCCACACGTTTACGCCGTTCACGCGGCCGAGAACGGCGACGTCACGATTGCCGGCGAATTTGGCCTGATGTTGCGCCAGCCGGCGGGAACCGACGAATGGGTTGTGCTCAGAGGGATCGACGCCAAAGCGCCAACGCTTTTCGCCATGCACATCGATGAATCGGGCAGCGGTGAGAGCTACGCGGTCGGTCTGAGCGGCGAGATTCTGCGCTCAACCGATGCCGGCAAGGAATGGACAAAAGTCGAAAGCAGCGATGCCGACGCCAACTTTTTGGGCGTGACCGCGCTGCCGAACGGGCGCGTGGTCATCACCGGCATGCGCATCATGTTGGTCAGCACCGACTTCGGACGCAACTGGCTCTCTGTCAATGAAGGCGACATTCAAATTGAGTGGTATCAGGGTGTCGATGCGCATCGCGAAAGCGGGCGCATTTATGCCGTCGGTCATAAAGGCAAGATCATTCAGATCGACGGCTGA